The Duganella sp. BuS-21 sequence GTAGATGCAGCGCTTCCAGTACTCCGATGCCATCTGCGGCTTGTTGCTTAGCTCGTTCAGCAGGCCGAGGATGAAATAGGCTTCCGCCGATTCTGCGTGCTGGGCAAGGTGGTCGCGGCATTTCGCTTCTGCGGCTTTGACGTCGCCCAGGTCGGCCAGCCGACGTGCTTCGGCCAGCAGGTTGGCGGCAGCGGCGGGCGCAGACGATGCGGCAGGCGTGCCAGGCGTCGCAGGTGCGGCGCGAGCGGCCGGGCTGAGCGTCGGCGTTGCGCGTGCGCGCAGCGTGTTCGGCGCGGATGCCGGCGGCGAGGTCACGGTGCGCGTTGGACGCGCGGCGCGCGGCGGCGCGATCTTATCGGTCGCCTGCTTGTGCGCCGCTGCGGCGGCTTCCTTGCGCAAGCCGAACGCCTGGCTGTACGACAGCGGCGAAAAACCATGCTGGCAGAACGACGGCACTTCGGCATAACCGGCGAACAGCTGCCCGTCATCCATCAGCAGCGCCTCCAGCTTGGCGATGGCGGCCCTGGTGGTGGGCTTGTCGAAGTAGATCAGCAGGTTGCGGCAGAAGATCACGTCGTAGTGGCCGGTGCGCGTGCTGAGGTCGAACTCCAGCAGATTGCCCTGTTTGAAGCGCACCTGCTTGCGTATGGCGTCGTTGACGCGGTAATCGCCGTCGCCGGCGCTGGTGAAATGCAGGTCGCGAAAGCTCAGGTCCTGCGCGCGGAAAGCGTTGCGGCCATAGATGCCGCTCTTGGCGCGCGCTACGCAGGTCGGGCTGATGTCGAAGGCGTCGATCATGAAGTTCCCCGGCGCGATGCCGGCGTCGGTCAGCACCATCGCCATGGTGTACGGCTCCTCGCCGCCGGCGCAGGGTATCGACAGGATGCGCACCAGCCGCCCGCTGTCGGCGGCCAGGCGCGTGCGCACGAATTCGGTCATGGCCTGGAAGGCTTGCGGATCGCGGTAGAACCACGATTCCGGCACCACCACCAGCTCCACCAGCGCGGTCAGCTCTTCGGGCGTCATCTGCTGCAGGTAGGCGTCGTGATCGGCCACCTCGGTTTGTTCCATGCGATTCTTGATCGCGCGCTCCACCACCGACTTGGACAGATTCAAGCCGGTGGCCGCGCGCAGCATGGATTGGGCCGGAGTCATGTCGGGTTATCCGCCGACTGGAACAGCAAGGCGCACAGATCGGCCGGCAGCAGTTGCGCCAGTTCGACCACTTGCAGCATGCCTTGCGCGTCGCTGGCCACGGCGCCGAGGAAGGGCGCGGCCTGCACGCCGCTGTCGCGCAGCAGTTCGTTGCCCACTTCCTGCACGCCCAGCACGCGCTCGGCGCGCAGGCCTAGCGCGTGGTGCGCGCCGGCCGGCGTCACGTAGTCGGCCACGATGATGCGGGTGTCGAAATGGTCCTCGCCGCTGGGCAGGCCGCTGGCGCGGCACAAGTCGATTACCGGCACCGGCGCACCGTGCAGGTCCATGATGCCGGCCACGCTGTCGGGCGCCAGCGGCAGCTGCTTGAGTTCCACCAGCGGCAGCACGCGCAGCACGTCGCGCAGGCGCAAGCCATAGCGGTCGGCGCCGATGTGGAAGACGAGTAGTTTCATGGTGTCCGCCGTTATACCGCGACAGCGAAGTTGGCCACGCTGCTCTGCAGGTCGCCGGCCGCATACTGGAGCTGGTGCACCGCTTCGCTGGTGGCCTTGAGCGATTCCACGGTCTGCTGGGTGGCGTCGTTCAGCTGCATCATGGTGGCGCTGATCTGTTCCGCGCCCACCGCCTGCGACTGCATCCCCTGCAGCACCAGGTCGAACTGCGGCGCCAGCTTCTGCACCTGGTCCATCACGCCCGACAGCTGGTCGGTCACCTGGCGCACTTCGCCCACGCTGCGGCGGATCTCTTCGGAGAATTTGTCCATGCCCATCACGCTGGCCGATACGGCCGATTGCATCTCCTTGAGCATTTGCTCGATATCCCAGGTGGAGACCGAAGTCTGGTCGGCCAGGCGGCGGATTTCGGTGGCGACCACCGAGAAGCCACGTCCCGCTTCGCCGGCCTTCTCGGCTTCGATGGCGGCGTTCAGCGACAGGATGTTGGTCTGGTCGGCCACCTTGGTGATGGTAATCAGCACGCTGTTGATGTTGGAAGCCTTTTCCGACAACGCCGCCAGCTTGGCGTTGATCGAATCGGTGGCCGACACCATGTGCTGCATGGTGCTGTCCATGCGCTGCAGGTTGTTCTGCGCGTCGGCGGTGGCGCTGGTGGTGTAGTCGGCGACGGCGGTCGCTTCCTCCATGGTCTTGAGCAGTTGCGAGGTGTTGGCCGAGATTTCCTTGGTGGTGCTGAGGATCTCGACGCTGGTCTGCGCCTGCTCGATGCCGGTGGCTTCCTGCTGCTTGGCGGAGGCGGCGATTTCGGTGGCCGAAGTGGTGACCTGGATGCCGGCCTTTTGCACGTTGTTGAGCAGCGCGCGCAGGTTGACGAACATGCGGTCCAGGCCATTGGCCAACTGGCCGATGGCGTCGCTGCCTTGCACGTCGATCTTGCCGGTCAGGTCGCCCGACGCCGCTTTCGACACCACGCCGAGCAGCGAATCGACCTTGGACTTGAGCAGATTGGTGGCCGCCAGTTCGTTGGCCTGGTTGTCCTGGATCGCTTGCGCCATGCGGTTGAATTCCGTGGTCACCTCGCCCAGTTCATCGGCCGACAGCACCTGCGCGCGCGCCGACTGGTCGCCGCCGGCGATCCGGCCCACGGCCTGCGTCAGGTTGTTCAAGGGCGCCAGCAGCGATCCGACTAGCAGCCAGGCGATGCCGAGCGACAGCGCCACGCACACCACGCCGCCGACGGTCAGCACCGTGCGCATGGACTGCTGCAGTTCTTCGGAAGCCTTGCTGCGCTCGACCAGCAGCTTTTTCTCTTCGGCCGCCGCGTCGTTCATCAATTTGTAGATGTCACCGATGGCCGAGGTGGCGCCGGACAGCTGCGGCGTGCGGCCCATGGCGTCGGCGGCGCCGGGCTTGTCGCCCAGTTCCTGGCGCATCTTGAGCTGGGACTCGATCACTTCGCCGGTCCAGACGCGGACCATTTCCGCCAGTTGCTTGAAGCGAGTCACCTGGGCCGGATTATCGGAGGTGATCTTTTGCAGCGCGGCGACCGATGCCGGGATGTCGGCCATCTCCTTGCGCGCGCGCTCAAGACGCTGTTCGCTACCGGTCAGGTAATAACCACGCGCCTCTACCTGCACTTGCAGCAGGTCGTTGCGCAGCACGTCGATGTCCTGGATGACCTCCATCGTGTGGCGGTCCCACGCATTGGCCTCGGACAGGGTGTTGAAGCGGTTGTAGGCGATCGACAGCAGCACCAGGATGATGGCCAGGATGGCACCGAAACCGAGGTACAGCTTGGTCTTGATACTCAGGTTTTTAAACAATTTTTTCTCCGGACTTTATTTGGGTGTCAGCTTGCCACCGAAAAGGTGGCGACGCTGCTTTGCAGTCCGCCGGCCGCGTACTGCAGCTGGTGGACCGCTTCGCTGGTCGATTTCAGCGATTCCACGGTTTGTTGGGTGGCGTCGTTCAACTGCATCATGGTCTCGGTGATCTGGGAGGCGCCGACGGCTTGCGACTGCATCCCTTGCAGCACCATGTCGAATTGCGGCGCCAGTTTTTGAACCTGGTCCATCACGCCGGAGAGTTGATTGGTCACCTGGCGTACTTCGCCCACGCTGCGGCGTATCTCCTCGGAGAATTTGTCCATGCCCATCACGCTGGCCGATACGGCGGACTGCATTTCCTTGAGCATCTGTTCGATGTCCCAGGTGGAGACGGAGGTTTGGTCGGCCAGCCTGCGGATTTCGGTGGCGACCACGGAGAAACCGCGTCCCGCTTCGCCGGCCTTTTCGGCCTCGATGGCGGCGTTCAGCGACAGGATGTTGGTCTGGTCGGCCACCTTCGTGATTGTAATCAGAACGCTGTTGATATTGGAAGCCTTTTCCGACAGCGCCGCCAGTTTTGCGTTGATCGAGTCGGTGGCGGTGACCATGTTCTGCATGGTGCCGTCCATGCGCTGCAGGTTGTTTTGGGCGTCGGCGGTGGCGTGCGTGGTGTAGTCGGCCACCGAGGTGGCGTCCTCCATGGTCTTGACCAACTGCGAGATATTGGCCGAGATTTCCTTGGTGGTGCTGAGGATTTCCACGCTGGTCTGGGCCTGTTCCATGCCGGTTGCTTCCTGCTGCTTGGCGGAGGCGGCGATTTCGGTGGCGGAAGTGGTGACCTGGATGCCGGCCTTCTGCACGTTGTTGAGCAGCGCGCGCAGGTTCTCGAACATGCGGTCCAGCCCACCGGCCAGCTGGCCGATGGCGTCGTCGCCGCTGACCGTGATCTTGCCGGTCAGGTCGCCGGCGGCGGCCTTCGAGACCACGCCGAGCAGCGAGTCCACCTTGGCGCGCAGATCGTTGGTGCTCGCCAGTTCCTTGGCCTGGTTGTCCTGGATCGATTGCGCCATCTGGTTGAAGGCGGCCGACACCTGGCCGAGTTCATCGCGCGAGTCCACTTCCACGCGGGCGTTTTGATCGCCGCTGGCGATGCGCTCGACCACGGCACTGAGGCGCATCAGCGGTCCGGCCAGCGCGCCGGACAGCACCGTGCCGATGACGATGGCCAGCACGGTGCAAACGCCGCCGCCCAGCACCAGCAACAGCATCATCGATTGGGACAGGTCGCTGGAGGTTTTGCTGCGTTCGGCCAGCAGGCGGTTTTCATCGTCGCAGACGTCGCGCAGCAGTTGGCGCACCTCGGTGATGGTCTTGGCGCCATTCAGCACGTCGGCCGATGTCGCCACCTGCTGCGACACGCCGACCTGCTGGTTCAAGGCCCGGCGCTTTTCCAGCAGCGGGTGGATCACCTTGTCGATCCAGGTTTGCATCAGGGGGGCGAGGCGCTTCAGGCGTTCCTGCTGGGCGGGATTGTCGGCCGTCAGGCGCGCGATCTCCGCCATGTGATGGCGCACCTTGTCTTCCTCGATCGGGATCGGCTTGGTGATGCTTTCTTCGCCGGTGAGCATGAAGCCGCGCGTGGAATTCTGCACCTGTATCAGGGCCGTTTCGATCTCGCGCGCCTGCAGCAGCACCTGCAGCGTGTGTTTGTCCCACTCGTTGGCGGTGGAAAGCCTGGTGAAGTTGTTGTAAGCGAGGGCCAGCAGGATGATGATGATGACGACAATGGCGCCGAAGCCACTGGCGAGTTTTTGTTTGATACTGAGATTTTTGAACATGGCCGCTTCATTCTCTGTCTGGGTGTGCAAGCAATGTATCAAAAAAATGGCCGCTCAGCGAGCGGCCATTTTGATAGCGGGCGAATGTGGCTTATTGGCCGCGCTTCAAGCGTGCGTTGGCGGCGATGCGCATGCGCAGCGCGTTCAGTTTGATGAAGCCGCCGGCGTCGGCCTGGTTGTAGGCGCCGCCGTCTTCGTCGAAGGTGGCGATGTTCATATCAAACAGCGAGTCGGTCTTCGAATCGCGCGATACGACGATCACATTACCCTTGTACAGCTTGATGCGCACCCAGCCGTTGACCGTGGCCTGGGTGTGATCGATCAGGGTTTGCAGCGCGACGCGCTCCGGCGCCCACCAGTAGCCGTTGTAGATCATCGAAGCATAGCGCGGCATCAGGTCGTCCTTCAGGTGGGCCACTTCGCGGTCCAGGGTGATCGACTCGATGGCGCGGTGGCCTTTCAGCATGATGGTGCCGCCCGGGGTTTCGTAGCAGCCGCGCGACTTCATGCCGACGTAGCGGTTTTCCACCAGGTCCAGACGGCCGATGCCATGCTTGCCGCCCAGGCGATTCAGTTCGGTCAGCACGGTGGCCGGCGACATGCGCACGCCGTTGATGGCGACGATGTCGCCCTTTTCGTATTCGAGGTCGATGTACTCGGCCTGGTCCGGCGCCGCCTCAGGGCTGACGCTCCAGCGCCACATCGATTCCTCGGCTTCGGCGCTCGGGTTTTCCAGGTGGCGGCCTTCGAAGGAGATGTGCAGCAGGTTGGCGTCCATCGAGTACGGTGCGCCGCCGTTCTTGTGCTTCATGTCGATGGCGATGCCGGCGTCTTCCGCGTACTTCAGCAGTTTTTCGCGCGACAGCAGGTCCCATTCGCGCCATGGCGCGATCACTTTCACGCCCGGTTTCAGCGCGTAGGCGCCCAGTTCGAAGCGCACCTGGTCGTTGCCCTTGCCGGTGGCGCCGTGCGAGATGGCGTCGGCGCCGGTTTCGTTGGCGATTTCGATCAGGCGCTTGGCGATCAGCGGACGCGCGATCGAGGTGCCCAGCAGGTATTCGCCTTCGTACACGGTGTTGGCGCGGAACATGGGGAACACGAAGTCGCGCACGAATTCTTCGCGCACGTCGTCGATGTAGATGTTCTCAGGCTTGATGCCGAACTTCAGCGCCTTGGCGCGTGCCGGTTCCAGCTCTTCACCCTGGCCCAGATCGGCGGTGAAGGTGACGATTTCGCATTGGTAGTTATCCTGCAGCCATTTCAGAATGACGGAGGTATCGAGGCCGCCCGAGTAGGCGAGGACTACTTTTTTAATGTCGCTCATGGTGATTCCCATTTTGGTTAGCGTCGCTCCCGCGCAGGCGGCAGCCCATACTCAGCATGGATTCCCGCTGATGCGGGAATGACAGTGGTTATTTATTATCGACGCGGCCGATCAGCAGGTACTCGATCAGCGCCTTCTGGATGTGCAGGCGGTTCTCCGCCTCGTCCCAGACCACCGATTGCGGGCCGTCGATGACGTCGGCCGAGACTTCCTCGCCGCGGTGGGCCGGCAGGCAGTGCATGAACAGCGCGTCCGGTGCGGCGCGCGCCATCTTGGCGCTGTCAACGATCCAGCCGTCGAAGGCTTTCAGGCGGGCCGCGTTTTCTTCTTCGTAGCCCATGCTGGTCCAGACGTCGGTGTTGACCAGGTGCGCGCCTTGGCAGGCGTCCGACGGGTTCTCGAAGAAGGTATAGCGGTCGGTCGACACCAGCGACATGTCCATGTCGTAGCCCTTGGGCGTGGACACGTTGACGTGGAAGCCGAACACTTCGGCCGCCTGCAGCCAGGAGTACAGCATGTTGTTGGCGTCGCCCACCCAGGCCACCGTCTTGCCGGTGATCGAGCCGCGATGCTCGTAGTAGGTGAAGATGTCGGCGAACACCTGGCACGGATGGTGTTCGTTGGTCAGGCCGTTAATCACCGGCACGCGCGAATTGGCGGCGAAACGCTCGATGATCTCCTGGCCGAAGGTGCGCACCATGATGATGTCGCACATGCGGCTCATCACCTGGCCGGCGTCTTCCACCGGTTCGCCGCGGCCCAGCTGCGAGTCGCGCGTGTTCAGGTAGATGGCGGCGCCGCCCAGCTGGTGCATGCCGGCCTCGAAGGACAGGCGGGTACGGGTCGAGTTCTTCTCGAAGACCATGACCAGGGTGCGGTCGATCAGCGGGTGGTAGATCTCGTAGTTCTTGAACTTGCGCTTGATGAGGTGCGCGCGTTCGATGACGTACTCGTACTCTTCCAGCGTGAGGTCGGAAAACTGCAGGTAATGCTTGATCGGTTTTTGGATAGGCATAATGACAACTGACAGATAGCTAAAGCTTAGCTGGTCAATTATAAAGGCAATTCGGCGGATCGGGCTAATCGCCGCAGAATCTCCTGTCTAGACAGGTGCTGTCACCGGCGGTAGATCTGGTTGGCGGCGGGCTGCTGGTGCGCCGGCGCTGTCAGAGGGAGATCGAGGGTGAACATGGTGCCGTCGCGCGCGCTGTGGACGGAAATCAGGCCGCCCATAAGCGAAGTGACAATGTTGTAACTGATCGACAGCCCGAGGCCGCTGCCGCCTTGTCCGAGCTTGGTGGTGAAGAAGGGATCGAAGATGCGCGACATGTGTTCGGGCGCGATGCCGCTGCCGTTGTCGCGGAACGTCACCTGCACCCGGCCTTCGGCCGGCGCTTGCGCGCGCAGCCACATGCAGCCGCCGCCTTCGCGGCTGAAGGCGTGCAGCAGCGCGTTGTTGATGAAGTTGGCGATCACCTGGCCGTAGGGACCGGGATAGCTGTCGAGCGAGATGGTGTCCGGCACCTCGACCTCGATGCGGTGGTTGGCGGCGCGGATGCGGTTCATCATGGTGGCGATGACTTCCTGCGATACCTGCGCCAGGTTGAACTCGCGCCGCTGCTCGGTGGTGCGGTCCACCGCCACCTGCTTGAAGCTGTTGACCAGGTTGGCCGCGCTGGTCAGGCCGCGCATCACCAGGTCGTGCGCCTTGCGCGCGTCCTCCAGGTAGTTGGCCAGCGACGAGCGTTTCAGGCCGGTGCTGTTCATCTGCGTTTCCAGTTCCTCGGTCTTTTGCATCAGCGTGCTGGCGATCAGCAGGCTGTTGCCGATCGGCGTATTCAGTTCGTGCGCCACGCCGGCCATCAGCGCGCCCAGCGCCGCCAGCTTCTCCTGCGACACCAGCTGCGTTTGGGCGTCCTTCAGCTGGCGGTAGGCCTCGGCGTTATCGAGCGCGATGGCGCCGTAGGCGCACAAGGTGCGGAAGATCAGGCGCTCGCGCGCGCCGTAGGCGTTGGGCATGGAGCACTGCACCGTCATCACGCCCAGCACCCGTTCGCCCACCGACAGCGGCACGTAGATGGCGCTGGCCATGACCTGGGTGCCGGGCGCCAGGAAGATGTCGTTCGGGCCGGCCTGTGCCACGTAGATTTCCTGGCGCTCGCGCAGGCTGCGGGCGGCGTTGGCGCGCGGGTTGCCGATATCGATGGTGTTGCTGGCCAGCGGCACGCCGTTCTCGATGCCGAACACGCGGCTGATGGTGTCGCAGCCCGGATCGCACATATATACCGCCAGCGAGTTGGCCGGCAACAGCGCCTGCACGTGGCGGTCCAGCGCCTGGAACACGGCGCCGGCGTCGAGGTGGGTGGTGATCTCCTGGCCGATGGCCGACAGGCGCTCCAGCGTGGTGGTGGTCTGCTGCAGCAGCTGCACGCGGCGCGCCTCGGCGGCGGCCAGCTCGCGGTGATGCTGGCCTTCGGCGCGCGCGTGTTCGGTCTGGTGCTGCACCTGCATGGCGATGGCGCGGTTGGTGGCGTCCTGGCTGTGGGTCTTTTCACGCGCGGCGGCCGATAGCTGGGCCGAAGCGTAGGCCTTCTGGTAGTCGCCGATCTGCGCGTATTCGCGCGCCAGCGCATCATGCAGGTCGCAGGGCAGGGTGTAGCCGTCGATATGGGCCGCCACCGCCAAGGCCTGGTGCAGGAAGTGCAGGGTGGCGTTCGGCTCCGTCATGCCGGGCGGCCTGGGCTGCTGGTGGCGCAGATGGATCAGCGACATCACGCGCAGCGCCGCCACGTGGTTGTAGCGGTTGGCCTGGGCCTGCGCCAGTTCGGCCGCGCGCTCGGCCATCGCCAGCGCTTCCTGCGGCCGGTCGAGGAAGCATAGCGCGTGGGCCTGGCCGCGCCGCGCGATGCTCTGGAAATCGGCGTGCTGCAAGGCTTCGCTGCGCGCCTGCAGCTTG is a genomic window containing:
- a CDS encoding protein-glutamate O-methyltransferase CheR, which encodes MTPAQSMLRAATGLNLSKSVVERAIKNRMEQTEVADHDAYLQQMTPEELTALVELVVVPESWFYRDPQAFQAMTEFVRTRLAADSGRLVRILSIPCAGGEEPYTMAMVLTDAGIAPGNFMIDAFDISPTCVARAKSGIYGRNAFRAQDLSFRDLHFTSAGDGDYRVNDAIRKQVRFKQGNLLEFDLSTRTGHYDVIFCRNLLIYFDKPTTRAAIAKLEALLMDDGQLFAGYAEVPSFCQHGFSPLSYSQAFGLRKEAAAAAHKQATDKIAPPRAARPTRTVTSPPASAPNTLRARATPTLSPAARAAPATPGTPAASSAPAAAANLLAEARRLADLGDVKAAEAKCRDHLAQHAESAEAYFILGLLNELSNKPQMASEYWKRCIYLQPDHYEALCHLALLAEANNDAAGAAALKARAARIFKRQQAS
- a CDS encoding chemotaxis protein CheW, with the protein product MKLLVFHIGADRYGLRLRDVLRVLPLVELKQLPLAPDSVAGIMDLHGAPVPVIDLCRASGLPSGEDHFDTRIIVADYVTPAGAHHALGLRAERVLGVQEVGNELLRDSGVQAAPFLGAVASDAQGMLQVVELAQLLPADLCALLFQSADNPT
- a CDS encoding methyl-accepting chemotaxis protein, yielding MFKNLSIKTKLYLGFGAILAIILVLLSIAYNRFNTLSEANAWDRHTMEVIQDIDVLRNDLLQVQVEARGYYLTGSEQRLERARKEMADIPASVAALQKITSDNPAQVTRFKQLAEMVRVWTGEVIESQLKMRQELGDKPGAADAMGRTPQLSGATSAIGDIYKLMNDAAAEEKKLLVERSKASEELQQSMRTVLTVGGVVCVALSLGIAWLLVGSLLAPLNNLTQAVGRIAGGDQSARAQVLSADELGEVTTEFNRMAQAIQDNQANELAATNLLKSKVDSLLGVVSKAASGDLTGKIDVQGSDAIGQLANGLDRMFVNLRALLNNVQKAGIQVTTSATEIAASAKQQEATGIEQAQTSVEILSTTKEISANTSQLLKTMEEATAVADYTTSATADAQNNLQRMDSTMQHMVSATDSINAKLAALSEKASNINSVLITITKVADQTNILSLNAAIEAEKAGEAGRGFSVVATEIRRLADQTSVSTWDIEQMLKEMQSAVSASVMGMDKFSEEIRRSVGEVRQVTDQLSGVMDQVQKLAPQFDLVLQGMQSQAVGAEQISATMMQLNDATQQTVESLKATSEAVHQLQYAAGDLQSSVANFAVAV
- a CDS encoding methyl-accepting chemotaxis protein; translation: MFKNLSIKQKLASGFGAIVVIIIILLALAYNNFTRLSTANEWDKHTLQVLLQAREIETALIQVQNSTRGFMLTGEESITKPIPIEEDKVRHHMAEIARLTADNPAQQERLKRLAPLMQTWIDKVIHPLLEKRRALNQQVGVSQQVATSADVLNGAKTITEVRQLLRDVCDDENRLLAERSKTSSDLSQSMMLLLVLGGGVCTVLAIVIGTVLSGALAGPLMRLSAVVERIASGDQNARVEVDSRDELGQVSAAFNQMAQSIQDNQAKELASTNDLRAKVDSLLGVVSKAAAGDLTGKITVSGDDAIGQLAGGLDRMFENLRALLNNVQKAGIQVTTSATEIAASAKQQEATGMEQAQTSVEILSTTKEISANISQLVKTMEDATSVADYTTHATADAQNNLQRMDGTMQNMVTATDSINAKLAALSEKASNINSVLITITKVADQTNILSLNAAIEAEKAGEAGRGFSVVATEIRRLADQTSVSTWDIEQMLKEMQSAVSASVMGMDKFSEEIRRSVGEVRQVTNQLSGVMDQVQKLAPQFDMVLQGMQSQAVGASQITETMMQLNDATQQTVESLKSTSEAVHQLQYAAGGLQSSVATFSVAS
- a CDS encoding argininosuccinate synthase — translated: MSDIKKVVLAYSGGLDTSVILKWLQDNYQCEIVTFTADLGQGEELEPARAKALKFGIKPENIYIDDVREEFVRDFVFPMFRANTVYEGEYLLGTSIARPLIAKRLIEIANETGADAISHGATGKGNDQVRFELGAYALKPGVKVIAPWREWDLLSREKLLKYAEDAGIAIDMKHKNGGAPYSMDANLLHISFEGRHLENPSAEAEESMWRWSVSPEAAPDQAEYIDLEYEKGDIVAINGVRMSPATVLTELNRLGGKHGIGRLDLVENRYVGMKSRGCYETPGGTIMLKGHRAIESITLDREVAHLKDDLMPRYASMIYNGYWWAPERVALQTLIDHTQATVNGWVRIKLYKGNVIVVSRDSKTDSLFDMNIATFDEDGGAYNQADAGGFIKLNALRMRIAANARLKRGQ
- the argF gene encoding ornithine carbamoyltransferase, translated to MPIQKPIKHYLQFSDLTLEEYEYVIERAHLIKRKFKNYEIYHPLIDRTLVMVFEKNSTRTRLSFEAGMHQLGGAAIYLNTRDSQLGRGEPVEDAGQVMSRMCDIIMVRTFGQEIIERFAANSRVPVINGLTNEHHPCQVFADIFTYYEHRGSITGKTVAWVGDANNMLYSWLQAAEVFGFHVNVSTPKGYDMDMSLVSTDRYTFFENPSDACQGAHLVNTDVWTSMGYEEENAARLKAFDGWIVDSAKMARAAPDALFMHCLPAHRGEEVSADVIDGPQSVVWDEAENRLHIQKALIEYLLIGRVDNK
- a CDS encoding ATP-binding protein, giving the protein MDMFALDDALADWEAALPTLRGPARLPMLLPLAWHLRQRDTPRALDLAAEGLTLLPAADLPEADAQSIAARLLLVHAEATWLSGKLEAADDQAVDAAARFTTLNDPLGRADAHWLRAWIAIDSGEHARASDALDLMAAAAAQAGDAQRHAVADAVNARWSVLRDLPSAQQRWAGRFSQDDEKLPAVAGWIYDYYGLAASQSSDFGSAAAHYLRCYEAALESGQMRLAITAAINIGLDFTVLNDHHAALEWMESALDLARPTGWPRSIGACLMHTADTMRRLGRLDATEELLQEALQILAPLSAARAYATALHYLGDLSLDKADYTAALDAFRKLQARSEALQHADFQSIARRGQAHALCFLDRPQEALAMAERAAELAQAQANRYNHVAALRVMSLIHLRHQQPRPPGMTEPNATLHFLHQALAVAAHIDGYTLPCDLHDALAREYAQIGDYQKAYASAQLSAAAREKTHSQDATNRAIAMQVQHQTEHARAEGQHHRELAAAEARRVQLLQQTTTTLERLSAIGQEITTHLDAGAVFQALDRHVQALLPANSLAVYMCDPGCDTISRVFGIENGVPLASNTIDIGNPRANAARSLRERQEIYVAQAGPNDIFLAPGTQVMASAIYVPLSVGERVLGVMTVQCSMPNAYGARERLIFRTLCAYGAIALDNAEAYRQLKDAQTQLVSQEKLAALGALMAGVAHELNTPIGNSLLIASTLMQKTEELETQMNSTGLKRSSLANYLEDARKAHDLVMRGLTSAANLVNSFKQVAVDRTTEQRREFNLAQVSQEVIATMMNRIRAANHRIEVEVPDTISLDSYPGPYGQVIANFINNALLHAFSREGGGCMWLRAQAPAEGRVQVTFRDNGSGIAPEHMSRIFDPFFTTKLGQGGSGLGLSISYNIVTSLMGGLISVHSARDGTMFTLDLPLTAPAHQQPAANQIYRR